One genomic region from Clostridium saccharobutylicum DSM 13864 encodes:
- a CDS encoding flavodoxin family protein has protein sequence MKILGLTCGRKMSNSEILVKEALMGTEELGAEVELVRLNDLNIKPCTGCNACVVSLLGKSSSGECIIKDDDFAFIEEKIMECDGLILGSPIYEKGPTGLLKILADRMGPSHDVAFRLISKKNREEKGITTGTPVDERSFKTRVASLIAVGGSEWDNLALPLMHLSLISTHMDVVDKILVNWTGLPGSVAFNDDALAKARKSGRHVAKCLLEQTDRTLSDNKKKPEFIGEPGICPLCHSKLIEIRNEDKNYPAVCAVCGVKGTLNVINNKVKFEISEEDKVHSHVMLSGKFEHGDELNDIALKPNPKASELPKMLEKYKNYLSYSKPENK, from the coding sequence ATGAAAATATTAGGATTAACATGTGGAAGAAAAATGAGTAATTCAGAAATTCTTGTTAAGGAAGCTTTAATGGGAACGGAAGAATTAGGTGCAGAGGTAGAATTAGTAAGATTAAATGATTTGAATATTAAACCTTGTACAGGCTGTAACGCATGTGTCGTAAGTTTGCTTGGAAAATCAAGTTCTGGAGAATGTATTATTAAGGATGATGATTTTGCATTCATTGAAGAAAAGATTATGGAATGTGACGGATTAATTCTTGGATCACCAATTTATGAAAAAGGACCTACTGGATTATTAAAGATTTTAGCTGATAGAATGGGACCATCTCATGATGTAGCATTTAGACTTATTTCTAAAAAGAATCGTGAAGAAAAAGGAATAACTACTGGAACTCCAGTTGATGAAAGATCTTTTAAGACAAGAGTAGCATCACTTATAGCTGTTGGAGGAAGTGAATGGGATAACCTGGCTCTTCCATTAATGCATTTATCACTTATATCAACTCATATGGATGTTGTAGATAAAATATTAGTTAACTGGACAGGCCTTCCAGGAAGTGTAGCATTTAATGATGATGCATTAGCTAAAGCAAGAAAATCAGGACGTCATGTAGCAAAATGTCTATTAGAACAAACAGATAGAACTTTATCTGATAACAAAAAGAAACCAGAATTTATAGGAGAACCAGGAATTTGTCCTCTTTGTCATTCAAAACTTATAGAAATAAGAAATGAAGATAAGAATTATCCAGCAGTATGTGCTGTTTGTGGAGTCAAAGGAACTTTAAATGTAATAAATAATAAAGTTAAATTTGAAATTTCAGAAGAAGATAAGGTTCATTCACATGTAATGCTTTCAGGAAAATTTGAGCATGGTGATGAGTTAAATGATATTGCATTAAAGCCAAATCCTAAAGCTAGTGAATTACCTAAAATGTTAGAAAAATATAAAAACTATTTATCATATTCTAAACCAGAAAATAAATAG
- the fabF gene encoding beta-ketoacyl-ACP synthase II — MRKRVVITGMGAVTSLGIGAENLWKSIKEGKSGISRIERVDVSDLPVKVGAEIKNFDPSNFMDKKEVRRTDRFAQFALAAAQMAIENSKLDLESINKERVGVIIGTGVGGIETMLGQHKDFLEKGYRRVSPFLVPMMIPNMASGVIAIKYGFKGFNECTVTACASSTNSIGDCFKVIQRNDADVMIAGGAEASITGLTLAGFCASKAMTTNDDPNTACRPFDLERNGFILGEGSGVLVIEELEHALSRGANIIAEIVGYGCTNDAHHMTAPAEGGEGAARCMKLAIDDAGVDISDIGYINAHGTSTKANDKGETAAVKSVFGKHAYELSISSTKSMTGHLLGASGAIEAIITAFALKEGFLPPTINYKTPDPECDLNYVPNKGKKSDFTYALTNSFGFGGHNATLVLKTFNL; from the coding sequence ATGAGAAAAAGAGTAGTTATTACAGGAATGGGAGCTGTTACATCTCTTGGGATTGGTGCAGAAAATCTTTGGAAATCAATAAAAGAAGGAAAATCTGGAATAAGTAGAATTGAGAGAGTTGATGTTTCAGATTTGCCAGTGAAAGTTGGAGCAGAAATAAAGAATTTTGATCCAAGTAATTTTATGGATAAAAAAGAAGTAAGAAGAACGGATAGATTTGCTCAATTTGCTCTTGCAGCAGCTCAAATGGCAATTGAGAATTCAAAACTTGATTTGGAAAGTATAAACAAAGAACGCGTTGGAGTGATAATAGGAACTGGTGTTGGTGGAATTGAAACTATGCTAGGTCAACATAAAGATTTTCTTGAAAAAGGTTATCGTAGAGTTAGTCCATTCTTAGTTCCAATGATGATACCTAATATGGCATCAGGAGTTATAGCTATAAAGTATGGATTTAAAGGATTTAATGAATGTACAGTTACAGCTTGTGCATCTTCAACTAATTCTATTGGCGATTGTTTTAAGGTAATACAAAGGAATGATGCAGATGTAATGATTGCAGGCGGTGCTGAAGCATCTATAACAGGATTGACTTTAGCAGGTTTTTGTGCAAGTAAAGCTATGACGACTAATGATGATCCAAATACAGCTTGCAGACCATTTGATTTAGAGCGAAATGGTTTTATATTAGGTGAAGGTTCTGGAGTTCTTGTAATTGAAGAACTTGAACATGCATTAAGCAGAGGAGCTAATATTATTGCTGAAATAGTAGGTTATGGATGTACTAATGATGCACATCACATGACTGCACCAGCTGAGGGCGGTGAAGGTGCTGCAAGATGTATGAAACTAGCTATTGATGATGCTGGTGTAGATATTTCTGACATTGGATATATAAATGCGCATGGAACTTCAACTAAAGCAAATGATAAAGGTGAAACTGCTGCTGTAAAATCTGTATTTGGTAAACATGCTTATGAACTTTCAATTAGCTCGACAAAATCAATGACAGGTCATTTGTTAGGAGCATCAGGTGCTATTGAAGCTATTATAACAGCATTTGCACTTAAGGAAGGATTTTTACCTCCAACAATAAATTACAAAACTCCAGATCCTGAATGTGATTTAAATTATGTTCCTAATAAAGGTAAAAAGTCAGATTTTACTTATGCTTTAACGAATTCTTTTGGATTTGGTGGTCATAATGCAACATTAGTTTTAAAAACATTCAATTTATAA
- a CDS encoding DMT family transporter, producing MNNYKGIAYALLSSAAFGVMPILARVAYANGSNPTTVLVFRFLISTLILFLYLRYNHISVNLKRKQILLLLCIGIVGYTITTQTLFVSYNYLGAGLATTLHFIYPVVVCITGFIFFKNKISNRKIISLMLSALGVYSLIAFKNNSINILGISLALLSGVTYGFTMIALNLRSIKVLDNRVITMYLCLGSTIGMILFGTFNNSIIFNFNYKTFGCYLGISVISTIASIILLLKATKLIGVSSSSILGTFEPIVSIFLGILFLGEQLSFALLIGSILILVSTIILANDKHANAA from the coding sequence TTGAATAATTACAAGGGAATAGCTTATGCACTTCTATCATCAGCAGCATTTGGAGTTATGCCTATTTTAGCAAGAGTTGCATATGCCAATGGATCAAATCCAACTACTGTCTTAGTATTTAGATTTTTAATTTCAACACTAATATTATTTTTATATTTAAGATACAATCATATTAGTGTCAATCTTAAAAGAAAACAGATATTATTATTGTTATGCATCGGTATCGTTGGATATACTATAACAACTCAAACTTTATTTGTATCTTATAATTATTTAGGAGCTGGACTTGCTACTACTTTGCATTTTATTTATCCAGTGGTGGTTTGTATAACAGGATTTATTTTTTTTAAAAATAAAATTAGCAATAGAAAGATTATTTCTTTAATGCTTTCTGCACTTGGGGTATATTCTTTAATCGCTTTTAAAAATAACTCTATAAACATTCTAGGAATTTCTTTAGCTTTGCTTTCTGGTGTAACTTATGGATTTACTATGATTGCTCTTAATCTACGCTCAATTAAAGTCTTAGATAATAGAGTTATTACAATGTATTTATGCTTAGGTTCAACAATTGGGATGATTTTATTCGGAACCTTTAACAACTCTATAATTTTCAATTTTAACTATAAAACTTTTGGTTGTTATTTAGGCATATCTGTAATTTCAACTATAGCATCAATAATTTTGCTTTTAAAAGCTACTAAACTAATAGGTGTTTCATCTTCATCAATACTTGGAACCTTTGAACCTATAGTAAGCATATTTTTAGGAATCTTGTTTCTTGGCGAACAATTATCATTTGCATTATTGATAGGAAGTATTCTTATATTAGTTTCTACAATTATATTGGCAAATGATAAACATGCAAATGCCGCTTAA
- a CDS encoding sugar O-acetyltransferase, whose translation MTEKEKMLRGKPYKSFEETLLNERQHAKELLFDFNALRPSEIKKRNDIIKNLFGKTGESFFIEPPFRCDYGYNIEIGENFYSNYNCIILDCAKVTIGNNVFLAPNVGIYTAGHPIHYEPRNEEYEYAFSISIGNNVWIGGNTVINPGVNVGDNCVIGSGSVITKDIPANCIAVGNPCRVIREITDEDKNYYFKKLKFENED comes from the coding sequence ATGACTGAAAAAGAAAAAATGTTAAGAGGGAAACCTTATAAATCTTTTGAAGAAACATTGTTAAATGAGCGTCAGCATGCAAAAGAATTACTCTTTGATTTTAATGCTTTGAGACCAAGTGAAATAAAGAAGAGAAATGATATTATTAAAAATTTATTTGGCAAAACAGGAGAGAGTTTTTTTATAGAACCGCCATTTCGTTGTGATTATGGATATAATATTGAAATAGGTGAAAATTTTTATTCTAATTATAATTGTATAATTTTAGATTGCGCAAAAGTAACCATTGGAAATAATGTATTTTTGGCTCCTAATGTAGGTATTTATACCGCGGGCCATCCAATCCATTACGAACCTCGGAATGAAGAATATGAATATGCATTTTCAATTTCAATAGGAAATAATGTATGGATAGGAGGAAATACAGTTATAAATCCAGGAGTTAATGTTGGAGATAACTGTGTTATAGGGTCTGGAAGTGTAATCACAAAAGATATTCCAGCTAATTGCATTGCAGTTGGGAATCCTTGTAGAGTAATTCGTGAAATTACTGATGAAGATAAAAATTATTACTTTAAAAAGTTAAAATTTGAAAATGAAGATTAA
- a CDS encoding AraC family transcriptional regulator, with product MKNLKETIASTIDYIEENLYDKISLDDISQYAGVSKYYLHRIFKSLTGESIIEYVQSRKLTRSIDELVNTNMRIIDIALNYGFDYEQSYIRAFKKAFGCTPLKVRSDKKPLSLIIKEKINTNDILSVGNSITYNPHFVFKQKFNLIGIKHKILSKSGDKTANSYGRDFFYNHKDKINNIINPQVYLGYTDWSSNNNGFIYYIPSAQVSNSTKVPEGMINISIPAHKYVVFRFVGFFRPDDLNGRHIGRLLVQLYRKWIFKSGYKFADTFRFEYIDNSMSKDNYCELYVYQPIENM from the coding sequence ATGAAAAACTTAAAAGAAACTATTGCTTCAACTATAGATTACATTGAGGAAAATTTATATGATAAAATTTCTTTAGATGATATTTCTCAGTATGCGGGAGTATCCAAATACTATCTACACAGAATTTTTAAATCTTTAACAGGAGAATCTATCATTGAATATGTTCAATCACGAAAATTAACACGTAGTATTGATGAACTTGTAAATACTAACATGAGAATTATAGATATTGCATTAAATTATGGATTTGATTATGAACAATCTTATATTAGAGCGTTTAAGAAAGCATTTGGATGTACCCCTTTGAAAGTTAGATCCGACAAGAAACCTCTAAGTTTAATAATTAAGGAAAAGATAAATACCAATGATATTTTATCTGTAGGTAATTCAATTACTTATAATCCACACTTTGTCTTTAAGCAAAAATTCAACTTAATTGGTATAAAGCATAAGATATTAAGTAAATCTGGTGATAAAACTGCAAATTCATACGGACGAGATTTCTTTTATAATCATAAAGACAAGATTAATAATATCATTAATCCACAAGTATATTTGGGATATACAGATTGGAGTAGTAACAATAATGGATTTATTTATTATATTCCAAGTGCCCAGGTATCTAATTCAACAAAAGTGCCAGAAGGAATGATAAATATTTCTATACCTGCTCATAAATATGTAGTATTTCGCTTTGTAGGTTTCTTTCGCCCAGATGATCTTAACGGAAGACATATAGGAAGATTGCTAGTTCAATTATATAGAAAATGGATTTTCAAATCAGGCTATAAGTTTGCTGATACCTTTAGATTTGAATATATCGATAACTCTATGTCAAAAGATAACTACTGCGAATTATATGTATATCAACCCATAGAAAATATGTAA
- a CDS encoding DHA2 family efflux MFS transporter permease subunit, translating into MKQKNKVNATAIISILVFSAFIATFNETILNVALSGIMKEMNVTAGTVQWLITAYMIVTSVMVPVTAFLIQTFKTKQLFLSALGLLLVGTICAACSGSFIMLLISRMIQASGTGMMIPIMMNTVLLVSPKEKIGSSMAICVCAISLGPAFGPTVSGIILQYFSWHTLFIILIPVIALAMVAGKLVLADVAEITKPKIDYLSIILSTIGLGSIIYGISSISGSDVKITILSFAIGIICMIIFVKRQIILNEPMLNLSPFKYPKFVMGVLLVMVSMMIMFTMNVMLPMFMEGSLGTTSFIAALALLPAIICNGIATAIGGKIYDKCGVKLLVPAGVGIIAIFVFVLANCSSETSLIKIIIAYICVCVGVGFTMSPCQTHSLNQLPKEYYPHGVAIVNTLQQVSAAIGSSLFMGIMSAVQLKTLAAQHVSNEVAVATGFSSATMVAFGIAIVGLILSFVFGKDKKSLKSKEQTILE; encoded by the coding sequence ATGAAACAAAAAAACAAAGTAAACGCAACAGCAATTATATCAATATTAGTATTCAGTGCATTTATAGCCACATTTAATGAAACTATATTAAATGTAGCGTTATCAGGAATAATGAAAGAGATGAATGTTACAGCTGGAACTGTTCAATGGTTAATTACAGCTTATATGATAGTAACATCTGTTATGGTACCAGTAACGGCATTTCTTATTCAAACGTTTAAAACTAAACAATTATTTTTAAGTGCATTAGGGTTATTGTTAGTAGGAACAATATGTGCAGCATGCTCAGGATCATTTATTATGTTGCTAATTTCAAGAATGATACAGGCATCAGGAACAGGTATGATGATACCAATTATGATGAATACAGTATTATTAGTATCTCCAAAAGAAAAGATAGGCTCATCAATGGCAATATGTGTATGTGCAATTTCACTTGGGCCTGCATTTGGACCAACAGTATCAGGTATCATATTACAATATTTTAGCTGGCATACATTATTTATAATCCTAATTCCAGTTATAGCATTGGCTATGGTAGCAGGAAAATTAGTATTGGCAGATGTAGCAGAAATTACAAAGCCTAAAATAGATTATTTATCAATTATTCTTTCAACGATAGGATTAGGTTCTATAATATATGGAATAAGTAGTATTAGCGGAAGTGATGTTAAAATTACAATATTAAGCTTTGCAATAGGAATAATCTGCATGATAATATTTGTGAAACGTCAAATTATTTTAAACGAGCCTATGCTAAATTTATCTCCGTTTAAATACCCAAAATTCGTAATGGGTGTATTATTAGTAATGGTATCGATGATGATTATGTTTACTATGAATGTAATGTTGCCAATGTTTATGGAAGGATCACTTGGAACAACAAGTTTCATAGCAGCACTTGCATTATTACCAGCTATAATCTGTAATGGGATTGCTACAGCAATAGGTGGAAAAATCTATGATAAGTGCGGTGTAAAATTGTTAGTACCAGCTGGAGTTGGAATAATAGCTATATTTGTATTTGTTTTAGCTAATTGTAGCAGTGAAACATCATTGATTAAAATAATAATAGCTTACATATGTGTTTGCGTAGGTGTTGGATTTACTATGTCACCATGTCAAACACATTCATTAAATCAATTACCAAAAGAATATTATCCTCATGGAGTGGCAATAGTAAATACACTTCAACAAGTGTCAGCAGCAATAGGGTCATCACTTTTTATGGGAATAATGTCAGCAGTTCAACTTAAAACTTTAGCAGCTCAACATGTATCAAATGAAGTTGCAGTAGCCACAGGATTTTCAAGTGCAACAATGGTGGCATTTGGAATTGCTATAGTTGGATTGATTTTATCATTTGTTTTTGGAAAGGATAAAAAATCTTTAAAAAGCAAAGAACAAACAATTTTAGAATAG
- a CDS encoding glutamine synthetase III: protein MNKINEIFASNVFSDAVMKERLPKATYKALKKTIEQGTALKLEVADVVASAMKDWAVEKGATHFTHWFQPMTGITAEKHDSFINPTSDGNVILEFSGKELIKGEPDASSFPNGGLRATFEARGYTAWDCTSPAFIKDGSLCIPTAFCSYNGEALDKKTPLLRSMEAINKQALRVLRSLGNTTTQKVITTVGPEQEYFLIDKKMYNARKDLILTGRTLFGAKPSKGQELEDHYFGTIKQRISDFMKELDEELWKLGILAKTKHNEVAPGQHELAPIFSTTNISTDHNQLTMEIMKKVAEKHDLYCLLHEKPFAGVNGSGKHNNWSMGTDDGMNLLEPGKSPHENQQFLLFLCAVIKAVDEYPDLLRVSAANAGNDHRLGANEAPPAIISIFLGDQLEDVLEQIEKGPATSSKSSSKLTIGVNTLPALPKDATDRNRTSPFAFTGNKFEFRMVPSSASIAGCNFVLNTIVAETLSEIADKLEKATDLDAEIQAILTDIVKNHKRIIFNGNGYSDEWVAEAERRGLPNIHSTVEAAKAMMSEKNQSVLEKHGVLTRVESESRYEITLENYNKIINIEALTTLEMAKRQILPAVIKFATSLAESINTINATGIGADVSVQSELLKQVSTLTASLNKNVVLLEKLVEKADNFTGDIFDLGMMYRYEVFEQMNTLREDADKLETLVDEKFWPIPTYEDMLFNV from the coding sequence ATGAACAAAATTAATGAAATTTTTGCTTCAAACGTATTTAGCGATGCTGTAATGAAAGAACGTCTTCCAAAGGCTACTTATAAAGCGTTAAAAAAGACAATTGAACAAGGAACTGCTCTTAAACTAGAGGTTGCAGATGTTGTTGCTTCTGCAATGAAAGATTGGGCTGTTGAAAAAGGGGCTACTCACTTCACTCACTGGTTCCAACCAATGACTGGAATTACTGCTGAAAAACATGATTCTTTCATCAATCCAACTTCTGATGGAAATGTTATACTAGAATTTTCAGGTAAAGAATTAATTAAAGGTGAACCAGATGCATCTTCATTCCCTAATGGAGGACTTAGAGCTACTTTTGAAGCTAGAGGATACACTGCATGGGATTGTACTTCACCAGCATTTATTAAAGATGGTTCTTTATGTATTCCAACTGCTTTCTGTTCTTATAATGGAGAAGCTTTAGACAAGAAAACTCCACTATTACGTTCAATGGAAGCTATAAATAAGCAAGCACTACGTGTTTTAAGATCATTAGGTAATACTACTACTCAAAAAGTTATTACAACTGTAGGTCCTGAACAAGAATACTTCTTAATCGATAAGAAAATGTATAATGCTCGTAAAGACCTTATCTTAACAGGAAGAACATTATTCGGAGCAAAACCTTCAAAAGGTCAAGAACTTGAAGATCATTACTTCGGAACAATAAAGCAAAGAATTTCTGATTTCATGAAAGAATTAGATGAAGAACTTTGGAAGCTTGGAATATTAGCTAAAACTAAACATAACGAAGTTGCTCCTGGTCAACATGAATTAGCTCCTATATTTAGTACAACAAATATATCAACTGATCACAACCAACTTACAATGGAAATAATGAAGAAAGTTGCTGAAAAACATGATTTATATTGCCTACTTCATGAAAAACCATTTGCTGGAGTTAATGGATCAGGTAAGCATAACAACTGGTCAATGGGAACTGATGATGGAATGAACCTTCTTGAACCAGGAAAATCTCCACACGAAAATCAACAATTCCTTTTATTCCTTTGTGCTGTAATAAAAGCTGTTGATGAATATCCAGATTTATTAAGAGTATCAGCTGCAAATGCTGGAAATGACCACCGTTTAGGTGCTAACGAAGCTCCTCCAGCTATAATTTCTATATTCTTAGGAGATCAATTAGAAGACGTATTAGAACAAATAGAAAAAGGACCAGCTACAAGCTCTAAATCTTCAAGCAAATTAACTATTGGAGTAAATACATTACCAGCTCTTCCAAAAGATGCAACTGACAGAAACAGAACTTCTCCATTTGCATTCACTGGAAACAAATTTGAATTTAGAATGGTTCCATCTTCAGCTTCAATTGCTGGATGTAACTTTGTTTTAAATACAATAGTTGCTGAAACTTTATCTGAAATTGCAGATAAGCTTGAAAAAGCTACTGATTTAGATGCTGAAATCCAAGCAATCTTAACTGATATTGTTAAAAACCATAAGAGAATTATCTTCAATGGTAATGGATATTCAGATGAATGGGTTGCTGAAGCAGAAAGAAGAGGACTTCCAAACATTCACTCAACTGTAGAAGCTGCTAAAGCTATGATGTCTGAAAAGAATCAATCAGTACTTGAAAAACATGGAGTTTTAACTAGAGTTGAATCAGAATCTCGTTACGAAATAACTCTTGAAAACTACAATAAGATTATAAATATAGAAGCTTTAACAACACTTGAAATGGCAAAACGTCAAATCTTACCTGCTGTAATCAAGTTTGCTACAAGCCTTGCGGAATCTATAAACACTATAAATGCTACTGGAATAGGCGCTGATGTTTCAGTTCAATCTGAATTATTAAAGCAAGTTTCAACATTAACAGCTTCATTAAATAAGAATGTAGTACTTCTTGAAAAATTAGTTGAAAAAGCTGACAACTTCACTGGAGATATATTCGATTTAGGTATGATGTACAGATACGAAGTATTTGAACAAATGAATACTTTAAGAGAAGATGCTGATAAGCTTGAAACTCTAGTTGATGAAAAATTCTGGCCAATACCAACTTATGAAGATATGTTATTCAACGTTTAA
- a CDS encoding flavin reductase — MNKFKEIKPEELNENTFKLIGKDWMLITAEKENKVNTMTASWGGLGVMFNKNVVYIVLRPQRYTKEFVDYSDTFSLTFFDETFKKQLSYLGTVSGKDEDKLSKVDLTIEHSNGTPYFEEGKTVIICKKLYAQNFQPECFIESEIDKKWYPDKDYHTLYIAEIDKIFIKE; from the coding sequence ATGAATAAATTTAAAGAAATTAAACCAGAAGAATTGAATGAAAACACATTTAAACTTATAGGTAAGGATTGGATGTTGATTACAGCTGAAAAGGAAAATAAAGTGAATACTATGACTGCTTCTTGGGGTGGCCTTGGTGTCATGTTTAATAAGAATGTAGTTTATATAGTGTTGAGACCTCAACGTTATACTAAGGAATTTGTAGATTATTCGGATACATTTTCACTAACATTTTTTGATGAAACTTTTAAAAAACAATTAAGCTATCTTGGAACTGTATCTGGAAAAGATGAAGATAAACTTTCAAAAGTAGATTTAACAATTGAACATTCAAATGGCACACCATATTTTGAAGAAGGAAAGACTGTAATAATATGCAAAAAATTATATGCACAAAATTTTCAACCTGAATGTTTTATAGAAAGTGAAATAGATAAAAAATGGTATCCAGATAAGGATTATCATACATTATATATAGCGGAGATAGATAAAATTTTTATAAAAGAATAG
- a CDS encoding DUF4097 family beta strand repeat-containing protein: MKKILFLAISGILVILFIGCGINFKDRRNANNNGSKNSGNSNFVNQNLAVDNVTDIDIQLCASKVSVSSYDGDEVKITGELSDKSKGIDINRNNNKIEVVEKGYEFFDSKIGSEDNGSNLEILVPSKIKEHFSFNQGAGEADIKGIIVKNMDIKGGAGKLKCENIKFDKLNLNSSVGEVDLNLDQKCGDIVINGRVGELNLNMAEVGGNLIYKGGVGKSNITIPKNSPVKFITSKGVGGCDINAKTSGEDIYTFDLRVGVGSITVQN; encoded by the coding sequence ATGAAAAAAATTTTATTTTTAGCTATAAGTGGAATTCTAGTAATTTTATTTATAGGATGTGGCATTAATTTTAAAGATAGAAGAAATGCAAATAATAATGGAAGTAAAAATTCGGGTAATAGTAATTTTGTAAATCAAAATTTAGCTGTTGATAATGTAACTGATATAGATATACAGCTTTGTGCATCCAAGGTATCTGTTAGTAGTTATGATGGAGATGAAGTAAAGATAACAGGTGAATTATCTGACAAAAGTAAAGGAATCGATATAAATAGAAACAATAATAAAATTGAAGTGGTGGAAAAAGGATATGAATTTTTTGATTCTAAAATTGGCTCTGAAGATAATGGTTCCAATTTGGAAATTTTAGTTCCTTCTAAAATTAAGGAACACTTTAGCTTTAATCAGGGAGCTGGAGAAGCTGATATAAAAGGAATAATAGTTAAAAACATGGACATAAAAGGTGGTGCTGGAAAGCTAAAATGTGAAAATATAAAATTTGATAAATTAAATTTAAATTCATCAGTAGGTGAAGTTGATTTAAATTTAGATCAAAAATGTGGTGATATTGTTATTAATGGACGCGTAGGGGAGTTGAATCTCAATATGGCAGAAGTAGGTGGTAACCTTATATATAAAGGTGGCGTTGGAAAAAGTAACATCACAATTCCTAAAAATTCACCAGTTAAGTTTATAACAAGTAAAGGTGTTGGAGGATGTGATATCAATGCTAAAACTAGTGGTGAAGATATTTATACATTTGATTTAAGAGTTGGAGTTGGATCAATAACTGTACAAAATTAG
- a CDS encoding TetR/AcrR family transcriptional regulator: protein MRNNTNAKEKFIETAYKLFEVKGYNATGLNEILKESGAPKGSLYYHFPNGKEELALESIKLAGEKITTNLKKNIDVFENPIDGIVFNINKLAEIIDNNKKMHDMSISLVALETYNSSEVLRNACEKVFKTIQNIYIKKLIDFGISEKRAEDIAILILTMMEGAITVSLTIRNGETLRRLGKQIPILIRE, encoded by the coding sequence ATGAGAAATAATACAAATGCAAAAGAGAAATTTATTGAAACTGCATATAAACTTTTTGAAGTTAAGGGATACAATGCAACTGGATTAAATGAAATTTTAAAAGAGAGCGGAGCTCCAAAAGGTTCATTATATTATCATTTTCCAAATGGGAAAGAAGAACTTGCTTTAGAATCAATAAAATTAGCAGGTGAAAAAATAACTACCAACTTAAAAAAAAATATAGATGTTTTTGAAAATCCCATTGATGGTATTGTCTTTAATATCAATAAACTTGCAGAAATAATAGATAATAATAAAAAAATGCATGATATGTCTATAAGTTTAGTAGCTTTGGAGACATATAATTCTAGTGAAGTTTTAAGGAATGCTTGTGAAAAAGTTTTTAAAACAATACAGAATATATATATTAAAAAGTTAATTGATTTTGGAATTAGCGAAAAAAGAGCTGAAGATATAGCAATATTGATATTGACTATGATGGAAGGCGCTATTACTGTTAGCTTGACTATAAGGAATGGTGAAACTTTAAGAAGACTTGGCAAGCAAATACCAATATTAATAAGAGAGTAG